One Halarcobacter ebronensis genomic window carries:
- the urtB gene encoding urea ABC transporter permease subunit UrtB, translating into MKINILKIVFLNLFFLTSLFANFEQDIEKLKTNSLKDKQEVVVQLAETYSEDDRTNLLLTKMEEGDLYYLETTGEFVILEKKEGNTYYSKSLLTGKELEAQDKKIFEKVKTNNKLRSIINSKLAEMNLFSKKDEKRLASSKNILKNLDKDSQELITKALAKETNSDIKEVLTEANTILQAKYSTSTEEQLLAVVQLGDYLSNQTMIALKEIINNENNQPELIKAAKSSLGSVETIRSYYAVVEKAFFGLSLGSVLLLAAIGLAITFGVMKVINMAHGEMMMIGAYTTYTLQQIMPNLMEYSILIAIPCAFIVSGIVGIIIERLVIRYLYGRPLETLLATFGISLILQQLVRTIYSPLNQEVKTPSWMSGAWGINSALSLTYNRLYIIIFAVLVFIGILLVLNKTSLGLKVRAVTQNREMAQAMGIKTSFIDAMTFGIGSGIAGIAGVALSQLTNVGPNLGQAYIVDSFMVVVFGGVGNLWGTLIGAITLGEINKFIEPVAGAVLAKVLILVFIILFIQKRPRGLFPQKGRDAQD; encoded by the coding sequence ATGAAAATCAATATTTTAAAAATAGTTTTTCTTAATTTATTTTTTCTAACTTCACTATTTGCAAACTTTGAGCAAGATATTGAAAAACTAAAAACAAATAGCCTAAAAGATAAACAAGAGGTTGTTGTACAACTTGCTGAAACTTACAGCGAAGATGATAGAACAAATCTTCTTCTAACAAAAATGGAAGAGGGAGATTTATACTATTTAGAGACTACAGGCGAGTTTGTAATTTTAGAGAAAAAAGAGGGAAACACTTACTACTCAAAATCTCTTTTAACAGGAAAAGAGCTTGAAGCACAAGATAAAAAGATTTTTGAAAAAGTAAAAACAAACAATAAATTAAGAAGTATTATTAATAGTAAATTAGCAGAGATGAATCTTTTTTCAAAAAAAGATGAAAAGAGATTAGCATCTTCTAAAAATATTCTAAAAAACCTAGATAAAGATTCACAAGAGCTTATTACAAAAGCTTTAGCAAAAGAGACAAACAGTGATATAAAAGAGGTTTTAACTGAAGCAAATACTATTTTACAAGCAAAATATAGTACAAGTACAGAGGAACAACTTTTAGCAGTTGTACAGCTAGGAGATTATCTATCAAACCAAACAATGATTGCTTTAAAAGAGATTATAAATAATGAAAACAATCAACCTGAACTAATTAAAGCAGCAAAATCTTCATTGGGTTCAGTTGAGACAATTAGATCATATTATGCTGTTGTTGAAAAAGCCTTTTTTGGTCTAAGTCTTGGTTCAGTTTTGCTTCTTGCAGCGATTGGTCTTGCTATTACCTTTGGAGTTATGAAAGTAATTAATATGGCTCATGGTGAGATGATGATGATTGGAGCATATACAACTTATACTTTGCAACAAATAATGCCAAATCTGATGGAGTATTCAATTTTAATAGCAATTCCTTGTGCTTTTATAGTAAGTGGAATTGTTGGTATTATTATTGAAAGACTTGTTATTAGATACCTATATGGAAGACCTTTAGAGACTCTACTTGCAACTTTTGGGATTAGTTTGATTCTGCAACAATTAGTTAGAACAATCTACTCTCCACTAAATCAAGAGGTTAAAACACCATCTTGGATGAGTGGAGCTTGGGGGATAAATAGTGCTCTATCTTTAACTTATAATAGACTCTATATTATTATCTTTGCAGTTTTGGTATTTATTGGAATTTTACTTGTATTAAATAAAACTTCACTAGGATTAAAAGTGCGAGCTGTTACTCAAAATAGGGAGATGGCACAAGCAATGGGGATCAAAACCTCTTTCATAGATGCTATGACTTTTGGTATTGGTTCAGGTATTGCAGGGATTGCAGGGGTTGCCCTATCACAACTTACAAATGTAGGACCAAACCTTGGACAAGCTTATATTGTTGATAGTTTTATGGTTGTTGTATTTGGTGGAGTTGGAAACCTTTGGGGAACACTAATTGGTGCAATTACACTTGGGGAAATCAATAAATTTATAGAACCAGTTGCAGGAGCAGTTTTAGCAAAAGTACTTATCCTTGTATTTATAATTCTGTTTATTCAAAAAAGACCTAGAGGGCTATTCCCTCAAAAGGGTCGAGATGCACAAGACTAA
- the urtA gene encoding urea ABC transporter substrate-binding protein — translation MNRMFAKSLSIVALVAMSTLAQAADTIKVGVLHSLSGTMAISETTLKDTVLMLIDEQNKKGGVLGKKLEAVVVDPASNWPLFAEKMRGLLTKEKVDVTFGCWTSVSRKSVLPVVEELNGLLFYPVQYEGEESSKNVFYTGAAPNQQAIPAVDYLMNEVGVKRWVLAGTDYVYPRTTNKILEAYLKAKGVKAEDIMINYTPFGHSDWQSIVSDIKKFGSAGVKTAVVSTINGDANVPFYKELGNQGISAENIPVVAFSVGEEELSGIDTKPLVGHLAAWNYFQSVDTPENEKFIKAWKKFIKNDKRVTNDPMEATYIGFNLWVKAVEKAGTTDVDKVSKAIIGLEVPNLTGGTAKMLKNHHLTKPVLIGEIQEDGQFETVWQTKKEVDGDAWSDFLPSSKDVIADWTAPINCGNYNTKTKKCSGQNY, via the coding sequence ATGAATAGGATGTTTGCAAAATCTTTATCGATTGTTGCATTGGTTGCTATGAGTACATTAGCCCAAGCTGCTGATACAATTAAAGTTGGTGTTCTACACTCTCTATCTGGAACAATGGCAATTAGTGAAACTACATTAAAAGATACTGTTTTAATGCTTATTGATGAGCAAAATAAAAAAGGTGGAGTGTTAGGGAAAAAACTAGAAGCTGTTGTTGTTGACCCAGCTTCAAACTGGCCTTTGTTTGCAGAAAAAATGAGAGGATTATTAACAAAAGAGAAAGTTGATGTAACATTTGGTTGTTGGACATCAGTATCAAGAAAATCTGTTCTTCCAGTTGTTGAAGAGTTAAATGGATTATTATTCTACCCTGTACAATATGAGGGTGAAGAGTCTTCTAAAAATGTATTTTATACAGGTGCTGCACCAAACCAACAAGCAATTCCAGCTGTTGATTACTTAATGAACGAAGTTGGTGTTAAAAGATGGGTTTTAGCAGGTACTGATTATGTTTATCCAAGAACAACTAACAAAATCTTAGAGGCATATTTAAAAGCTAAAGGTGTTAAAGCAGAAGATATTATGATTAACTATACACCATTTGGTCACTCAGATTGGCAAAGTATTGTAAGTGATATCAAAAAATTTGGATCTGCTGGAGTTAAAACTGCAGTTGTTTCAACAATCAATGGAGATGCAAACGTTCCTTTTTATAAAGAGTTAGGAAACCAAGGTATTAGTGCAGAAAATATTCCAGTTGTTGCTTTTTCTGTTGGGGAAGAGGAGCTTTCAGGTATTGATACAAAACCTTTAGTTGGTCACTTAGCAGCTTGGAACTATTTCCAAAGTGTTGATACTCCAGAGAATGAAAAATTTATTAAAGCTTGGAAAAAATTCATCAAAAATGATAAAAGAGTTACAAACGACCCTATGGAAGCTACATACATTGGATTTAACCTTTGGGTAAAAGCTGTTGAAAAAGCTGGAACTACTGATGTTGATAAAGTTAGCAAAGCTATTATTGGTCTTGAAGTTCCAAACTTAACAGGTGGAACTGCTAAAATGCTTAAAAACCACCACTTGACAAAACCGGTACTTATTGGTGAGATTCAAGAGGATGGTCAATTTGAGACTGTATGGCAAACAAAAAAAGAGGTTGATGGGGATGCATGGTCAGATTTCTTACCTTCATCTAAAGATGTAATTGCTGATTGGACAGCTCCAATTAATTGTGGTAACTACAACACTAAAACTAAAAAGTGTTCAGGACAAAACTACTAA
- a CDS encoding ATP-binding protein translates to MKLKQLFILLLIINSATLISVVFILSEYQRAVDQLENAYKMQHRSLILADELRQSSDDLTRMARTHVITGKEMFKEQFHTVLDIRNGLKPRPKYYNRIFWDFYTLDGSNPILDGQKIPLRTLMKQAGFPEEELSLLFKSQKESDDLTNLETKAMNAIKGIFQDRNGNYTIKKEPNFKLAREIMHSDEYHRAKIAIMKPLNEFYKAFETRTQTKVNEAHITVKKMETYLSLAVLFLIILFVFSFIFIILYRIIQPVEMLNKGMLKLAKNEMDIDLPQKVFMDEISEMIGAVEVFKDNAIKLIDSQKQNKRLLDLAGEGIFGLDSKGRFIFVNPTASELLGYNSKELIGQYINKTITKHLTNKAAQQKERLMLVSKENQTFISKNGKEFPIDYVSTPIFSNNSTILEGSVVVFSDITKRKEYENQLKKATIEAQNANRSKSIFLTNMSHELRTPLNAILGFTTLLKKSKSLINSEKQNIETIHRSGQHLLSLINEILEFAKIEAGKVNIVANDFNLYKLLEEIESLFTSKCEDKALSFRLKIENSVPKYIKCDEKRLRQIFINILGNALKFTEKGSVTVLVEALDSKLKVTITDTGIGIKKEALELIFIPFEQINEHKQKQAGTGLGLAITKELIEKMGGKISVESKEDEGSCFCFEVDYEKIESIEFEEIEADKIIKIKKPTNAKILVADDTKANRDLLVQFLNSYNITTTEAKDGLEVLKLCKEQRFDLIFMDILMPNLDGLQTTLKIKSDNDLKNIPIIAISANVFEDDRQKALNSGADDFLPKPFEERDITHTLEKFLNLEFEYEEKIDFFEEAIVLEKELAIKIKDYAINLDGDSIIKLLKEKELNLKTKKEIEKLVEEFNYQKILELCIKVE, encoded by the coding sequence ATGAAACTTAAACAACTATTCATTCTTTTACTTATCATAAATAGTGCTACTCTTATTAGTGTTGTATTCATTTTAAGTGAGTACCAAAGGGCTGTTGATCAACTAGAAAATGCCTATAAAATGCAACATCGTTCTTTAATTCTAGCAGATGAGTTAAGACAAAGTAGTGATGATTTGACAAGAATGGCAAGAACCCATGTTATAACTGGTAAAGAGATGTTTAAAGAGCAGTTTCACACTGTTTTGGATATAAGAAATGGTCTTAAACCAAGACCAAAATATTATAATAGAATCTTTTGGGATTTTTATACCCTTGATGGAAGCAATCCAATTTTAGACGGTCAAAAAATTCCCCTTAGAACACTTATGAAACAAGCAGGCTTCCCTGAAGAGGAGTTATCACTTCTTTTCAAATCTCAAAAAGAGTCAGATGATTTAACAAATCTTGAAACAAAAGCAATGAATGCCATAAAAGGTATTTTTCAAGATAGAAATGGAAACTACACCATAAAAAAAGAGCCCAATTTCAAACTAGCTAGAGAGATTATGCACTCCGATGAATACCATAGAGCAAAAATTGCTATTATGAAACCTCTAAATGAGTTTTATAAAGCCTTTGAAACAAGAACTCAAACTAAAGTAAATGAAGCTCATATTACAGTAAAAAAAATGGAAACTTACCTCTCACTAGCAGTACTGTTTCTAATAATTCTTTTTGTTTTTTCATTTATTTTTATAATCCTTTATAGAATTATTCAACCTGTTGAGATGTTAAATAAAGGGATGTTAAAACTAGCAAAAAATGAGATGGATATTGATTTACCTCAAAAAGTCTTTATGGATGAAATAAGTGAGATGATTGGTGCAGTTGAAGTTTTCAAAGATAATGCCATAAAACTTATAGATTCACAAAAACAGAACAAAAGACTTCTTGATTTGGCAGGTGAGGGTATTTTTGGTCTTGATTCTAAAGGAAGATTTATTTTTGTAAACCCAACTGCCTCAGAGCTTTTAGGATACAACTCAAAAGAGTTAATAGGACAATATATAAATAAAACTATAACTAAACACCTTACAAATAAAGCTGCCCAACAAAAAGAGAGACTTATGCTTGTTTCAAAAGAGAATCAAACCTTTATCTCTAAAAATGGCAAAGAGTTTCCTATTGATTATGTAAGTACACCTATTTTTAGTAATAACTCTACAATTTTGGAGGGTTCAGTTGTAGTATTTTCAGATATAACAAAAAGAAAAGAGTATGAAAATCAACTAAAAAAAGCCACAATAGAAGCACAAAATGCAAATAGATCCAAATCAATTTTTCTTACAAATATGTCCCATGAATTAAGAACTCCACTAAATGCAATTTTAGGTTTTACAACTCTACTTAAAAAATCAAAAAGCCTAATAAACTCAGAAAAACAGAATATAGAGACTATTCATAGAAGTGGTCAACACCTTCTTTCATTAATAAATGAGATTTTAGAGTTTGCAAAAATTGAAGCAGGAAAAGTAAATATTGTTGCAAATGATTTTAATCTTTATAAACTTCTTGAAGAGATAGAATCTCTATTTACTTCAAAATGCGAAGATAAGGCACTAAGTTTTAGATTAAAAATAGAAAATAGTGTTCCAAAATATATAAAGTGTGATGAAAAAAGGCTAAGACAGATATTTATAAATATCTTAGGGAATGCTCTAAAATTTACTGAAAAAGGTTCTGTAACAGTTCTTGTTGAAGCCCTTGATTCAAAGCTAAAAGTTACAATTACAGATACAGGAATAGGAATAAAAAAAGAAGCTTTAGAACTAATTTTTATACCTTTTGAACAGATAAATGAACATAAACAAAAACAAGCTGGAACTGGTCTTGGACTTGCCATTACAAAAGAGTTAATTGAAAAAATGGGTGGAAAAATAAGTGTAGAGAGTAAAGAAGATGAGGGTAGTTGTTTCTGCTTTGAAGTTGATTATGAGAAGATTGAGAGCATAGAGTTTGAAGAGATAGAAGCAGATAAGATAATCAAAATAAAAAAACCTACAAATGCCAAAATATTAGTTGCAGATGATACAAAAGCAAATAGAGATCTGCTTGTTCAATTTCTTAACTCTTATAACATAACAACCACAGAAGCAAAAGATGGTTTAGAGGTTTTGAAACTGTGCAAAGAACAGAGATTTGATTTGATTTTTATGGATATTCTAATGCCAAATTTAGATGGTTTACAGACAACTCTAAAAATAAAAAGTGATAATGATTTAAAAAATATTCCAATTATTGCAATCTCTGCCAATGTATTTGAAGATGATAGACAAAAAGCATTAAATAGTGGCGCTGATGATTTTCTTCCAAAACCCTTTGAAGAGAGAGATATAACCCATACTTTAGAGAAATTTTTAAACTTGGAGTTTGAGTATGAAGAGAAAATTGATTTCTTTGAAGAGGCAATAGTTCTAGAAAAAGAGCTTGCCATAAAAATAAAAGATTATGCAATAAATCTTGATGGAGATTCAATAATAAAGCTTTTAAAAGAAAAAGAGCTTAATTTAAAGACTAAAAAAGAGATAGAAAAACTTGTTGAAGAGTTTAACTATCAAAAAATTTTAGAGCTTTGCATAAAGGTTGAATAG
- a CDS encoding hybrid sensor histidine kinase/response regulator — MDKKYTILIVDDKLENLQYLHIVLKDEDYDIRATPDAMMALEAAKLNTPDLILLDIKMPNIDGYELCRMIKKQESLKEIPIIFISALDSVEDKVKAFEEGGVDYITKPFEPKEIQARIKTQLQIHKSKIMIARLYEQQDLFVKKIMHEMNTPVSIISLNTDLMERQNGPSKEVEAIKASVKTLSSIYGDLSYKIKKETKEYKISQINLLEFISSRVQFFDELANTKDIHLNLEYNKNCDVFINKYELERVIDNTISNAIKYSKQSSEINIFFGEEAGDTIIEIEDFGVGIEDLDMIFQAYYQQSNKRLGLGLGLNIVKEICDKYGIDIDVMSKKGVGTKFVFDIKSIVKSSL, encoded by the coding sequence ATGGATAAAAAATATACTATATTGATAGTTGATGATAAACTTGAGAATTTACAATATCTTCATATAGTCTTAAAAGATGAGGATTATGATATTAGGGCAACTCCTGATGCAATGATGGCATTAGAAGCTGCAAAATTAAATACTCCAGATTTAATACTTTTAGATATAAAAATGCCAAATATTGATGGCTATGAGTTATGTAGAATGATAAAAAAGCAGGAGAGTCTAAAAGAGATACCAATAATATTTATCTCAGCTTTAGATAGTGTAGAAGATAAAGTAAAAGCATTTGAAGAGGGTGGTGTTGATTATATTACAAAACCCTTTGAACCAAAAGAGATACAAGCAAGGATTAAAACACAACTACAAATCCATAAAAGCAAAATAATGATAGCAAGGCTCTATGAACAACAAGATCTATTTGTAAAGAAAATAATGCATGAGATGAATACTCCTGTTTCAATTATCTCTTTAAATACAGATTTAATGGAGAGACAAAATGGACCTTCAAAGGAAGTTGAAGCTATAAAGGCTTCTGTTAAAACTCTCTCTTCTATTTATGGAGATTTATCCTATAAAATTAAAAAGGAGACTAAAGAGTATAAAATCTCTCAAATAAATCTTCTTGAATTTATTAGCTCAAGGGTTCAGTTTTTTGATGAACTTGCAAATACAAAAGATATTCATTTAAATTTGGAGTATAACAAAAACTGTGATGTTTTTATAAATAAGTATGAGCTTGAAAGAGTTATTGATAACACCATAAGCAATGCAATAAAATATAGTAAACAAAGTAGTGAAATAAATATCTTTTTTGGAGAAGAAGCTGGAGATACAATTATTGAAATAGAGGATTTTGGAGTAGGAATTGAAGACCTTGATATGATATTTCAAGCCTATTATCAACAATCAAACAAAAGATTAGGACTGGGATTAGGTTTAAATATAGTAAAAGAGATTTGTGATAAATATGGTATTGATATAGATGTTATGAGCAAAAAAGGTGTTGGAACAAAATTTGTTTTTGATATAAAATCTATTGTAAAGAGTAGTTTATGA
- a CDS encoding response regulator transcription factor encodes MKIFLLEDDFSLNRLICNALEQRGFFVTSVDDGYDAMTNILNNKYDLYILDINVPGFSGHEVLEQIRKSHEKLPVIIVSAQLDIDNISKAYDLGCNDYLKKPFELEELILHVKYHIKSILKSDVDKDVIELGSGFSFNLKEQSLYKHNHEIILTQKEKLLLTLLINNLDKTVSSEMIHEYVWDSKEMEAVSMRSMVHKLQKKLKSGMIVNIRGIGYRLISAKVEL; translated from the coding sequence ATGAAAATATTTTTGCTTGAGGACGATTTTTCACTAAATAGACTTATTTGCAATGCATTAGAACAAAGAGGTTTTTTTGTTACAAGTGTTGATGATGGTTATGATGCAATGACAAATATTTTAAACAATAAGTATGATCTTTATATTTTAGATATAAATGTTCCAGGTTTCTCAGGTCATGAGGTTTTAGAACAAATTAGAAAAAGCCACGAGAAGTTGCCAGTTATAATAGTAAGTGCGCAACTTGATATTGATAATATCTCAAAGGCGTATGATTTAGGGTGTAATGATTATTTAAAAAAGCCCTTTGAATTAGAAGAGTTGATTTTACATGTCAAATATCATATAAAGAGCATTTTGAAAAGTGATGTTGATAAGGATGTTATAGAATTAGGTTCAGGGTTTAGTTTTAATCTTAAAGAGCAAAGCCTATATAAACATAATCATGAGATTATATTAACCCAAAAAGAGAAACTGCTTTTAACTCTGCTTATAAACAATTTGGATAAAACTGTTAGTTCTGAAATGATACATGAATATGTTTGGGACAGCAAAGAGATGGAAGCTGTTAGTATGAGAAGTATGGTTCATAAACTCCAAAAAAAATTAAAAAGTGGAATGATAGTAAATATTAGAGGTATTGGTTATAGACTCATCAGTGCAAAAGTTGAGTTATAA
- a CDS encoding GIY-YIG nuclease family protein has protein sequence MQNANYLLNIFNYKLYKYTNRTYINFVEDILDFDFDKSKIKIVYLNEYSHSKFFNELFLVEDNGDIKFLHKHNLIKFIYSKKCEINSLLNINIKNQKTYELIRVIEILQKSFLISNDLKDLKKISHEDILKLHKILFNSFLSKPIISLIINNTNYRDRNNNILKLSYLVPKNHFVNYIKIKNILSIHPFATDKLLQEELKRVHGVEISTVQIFKIRKKYFIPNRFERFINNNYKRFELYFSTPKLLSNDNINSYSNLSAAYELIAVTKVSYNYSETNTIYIGSTKNLYKRLNEYKNGKGHSSKMREFLKNNQIYFRFIETENYKHLETVLLHEFIFFYGDMPLLNFNNAKK, from the coding sequence TTGCAAAACGCCAATTATTTACTAAATATTTTCAATTATAAACTCTATAAATATACAAATAGAACATATATCAACTTTGTTGAGGATATCCTCGACTTTGATTTTGACAAATCAAAAATAAAAATTGTATATTTAAATGAATATAGTCACAGCAAATTTTTTAATGAACTTTTTTTGGTTGAAGATAATGGAGATATAAAATTTCTTCATAAACATAATCTTATAAAGTTTATATACTCAAAAAAGTGTGAAATAAACTCCTTACTAAATATAAATATAAAAAACCAAAAAACCTATGAATTAATAAGAGTTATAGAGATACTTCAAAAGAGTTTTTTAATAAGTAATGATTTAAAAGATTTAAAGAAGATAAGTCATGAAGATATATTAAAACTTCATAAAATACTTTTTAACAGCTTTTTATCAAAACCTATAATCAGCCTTATAATAAATAATACAAACTATCGAGATAGAAACAATAATATTTTGAAACTTTCTTATCTTGTCCCTAAAAATCATTTTGTAAACTATATTAAAATAAAAAATATTTTAAGTATTCATCCTTTTGCAACTGATAAGTTATTGCAAGAGGAGTTAAAAAGAGTACATGGGGTTGAGATATCCACCGTGCAGATTTTTAAAATCAGGAAAAAATACTTTATTCCAAATAGATTTGAAAGATTTATAAACAACAACTACAAAAGGTTTGAACTCTATTTCTCTACACCAAAACTTCTATCAAATGACAATATCAATTCTTATAGTAATCTCTCTGCGGCATATGAGTTAATTGCTGTTACAAAAGTTAGTTATAACTACAGTGAAACAAATACAATTTATATAGGTTCAACAAAGAATTTATATAAAAGATTAAACGAGTATAAAAATGGTAAAGGGCACTCTTCAAAAATGAGAGAATTCCTAAAAAATAATCAAATTTATTTTAGATTTATAGAGACTGAGAACTATAAGCATTTAGAAACAGTATTATTACATGAATTTATATTTTTTTATGGAGATATGCCCCTTTTAAATTTTAATAATGCAAAAAAATAA
- a CDS encoding methyl-accepting chemotaxis protein gives MFIIVIITSSITFKHYFGVSNTRNDAAVKTEIFLQQFLKTRIAVYQFMKNPNEESSKNVTNLLTTFSSEMEAFKSKLSKKANRDICDDILKHVGTYKIYFDLLSKAELNNNANTSEYKQDLANMISASDRLEESLEKINKSATELKEESIVTMEGVLMALAMFFTVIFIGFSIFIVKLIISSLDDFKVGLENFFNYLNRKAEKTTLLDDKRKDEFGKMAKMVNENIVRTKESVEEDRDVIQKVIEVLGELEKGDLYQRVKAKSSNPALEKLISLLNDMSSNLESNIDRILKILAQYSEYKYVNTVETKNLKEHLLRLAEGVNMLGESITGMLIESDKNGAILDNSSNVLLKNVDILNQNSNEAAAALEETAAALEQITGNIVNNTENVVKMSNYAKELSRSANEGQKLATKTTSAMDDINSKVNSINEAITVIDQIAFQTNILSLNAAVEAATAGEAGKGFAVVAQEVRNLASRSAEAAKEIKELVEDATVKANYGKEIADEMIVGYEGLNKNIKNTLDIISDVEMASKEQSTGIEQINDAITSLDQQTQQNAAIATQTHEVAMQTDEIAKTIVESVNEKEFNKNLKIEPKIKKDEVEKLADIA, from the coding sequence ATGTTTATAATAGTAATTATTACTTCAAGTATTACGTTTAAGCATTATTTTGGTGTCTCAAATACGCGCAATGACGCTGCTGTTAAAACAGAAATCTTTCTACAACAATTTTTAAAGACAAGAATTGCAGTTTATCAGTTTATGAAAAATCCCAATGAAGAATCATCAAAAAATGTTACAAATTTGTTAACAACATTTAGTAGTGAGATGGAGGCTTTTAAGTCAAAACTCTCTAAAAAAGCCAATCGTGACATATGTGATGATATACTAAAACATGTTGGAACATATAAGATTTACTTTGATTTACTTAGTAAAGCAGAGCTAAATAATAATGCAAATACTTCTGAATATAAACAAGATCTTGCCAATATGATAAGTGCTAGTGATAGGCTTGAAGAATCATTAGAAAAAATTAACAAAAGTGCAACAGAATTAAAAGAAGAATCTATTGTAACTATGGAGGGTGTCTTAATGGCATTAGCCATGTTTTTTACTGTAATTTTTATTGGTTTTTCTATCTTTATTGTAAAACTTATTATCTCTTCACTTGATGATTTTAAAGTTGGTTTGGAAAACTTTTTTAACTACTTAAATAGAAAAGCAGAAAAAACTACTCTTTTAGATGACAAAAGAAAAGATGAATTTGGGAAAATGGCTAAAATGGTCAATGAAAATATAGTTAGAACAAAAGAGTCTGTTGAAGAGGATAGAGATGTTATTCAAAAAGTAATTGAGGTTTTAGGTGAGTTGGAAAAAGGTGATTTATATCAAAGAGTAAAAGCAAAATCATCAAATCCTGCTTTAGAAAAGCTTATCTCATTGCTTAATGATATGAGTTCAAATCTTGAATCAAATATTGATAGAATCTTAAAAATACTTGCTCAGTACTCTGAATATAAATATGTAAACACGGTTGAAACTAAAAATCTTAAAGAGCATCTTCTAAGATTGGCTGAGGGTGTAAATATGTTAGGTGAATCAATAACAGGAATGTTAATTGAGAGTGACAAAAATGGAGCTATTTTAGATAATAGTTCAAATGTATTATTAAAAAATGTTGATATTTTAAATCAAAACTCAAATGAAGCAGCAGCTGCTCTTGAAGAGACAGCGGCAGCTTTAGAACAAATCACTGGAAATATTGTAAATAACACAGAGAATGTAGTGAAAATGTCAAACTATGCAAAAGAGTTAAGTAGATCTGCAAATGAAGGACAAAAACTTGCAACAAAAACAACATCTGCAATGGATGATATAAATAGTAAAGTTAACTCTATTAATGAAGCAATTACAGTTATTGATCAAATTGCTTTCCAAACAAATATTCTTTCACTAAATGCTGCTGTTGAAGCAGCAACAGCAGGAGAAGCTGGAAAAGGTTTTGCAGTTGTAGCTCAAGAGGTAAGAAATCTTGCTTCAAGAAGTGCAGAAGCAGCAAAAGAGATAAAAGAGTTGGTTGAAGATGCTACAGTAAAAGCAAACTATGGGAAAGAGATAGCTGATGAGATGATAGTTGGATATGAGGGATTAAATAAAAATATTAAAAATACCCTTGATATTATCTCTGATGTTGAAATGGCAAGTAAAGAGCAATCAACAGGGATTGAACAGATAAATGATGCGATAACTTCTCTTGACCAACAAACACAACAAAATGCTGCAATTGCAACACAAACCCATGAAGTAGCAATGCAAACTGATGAGATAGCAAAAACAATTGTAGAAAGTGTTAATGAAAAAGAGTTTAACAAAAATTTGAAAATTGAGCCAAAAATCAAAAAAGATGAAGTTGAGAAATTAGCTGATATCGCATAA